The genomic stretch CACCTTGATCTTCTGGCTGTAGCTGTAAATGCCTATCGCTCCCAGCGGAATGTTGTTGATTTCCTTGGAGCCGACGAGGTTCTTTACTTCCTCGTAACAGACGAATATCTCCTCGACCTTTGAGCCGAACTGGCTGACTGTATTGGGGAGTTTTCCTTGCTTGATCCAGGCGTCGATGTTCTTGCCGACCATTCCCGGGATCATCAAAGCACGGCCCATGCAGACGGCCTTGACGAATGGAGAACCCAGTGAGAGAGCCTTGAATACGCCGTCTTCGCTGCTGAATCCACCCGCAAAGGCGATATCCGGCACGCGCTCGCCTTTGTCAGAGAGCTTTTTGCAAAATTCGTAGGCTGCAGAATGCAGGTAGAGGCTGGGCATGCCCCATTCCTCCATCATCCGCCAGGGGCTCATGCCGGTACCGCCGCCAGCACCATCGATAGTCAACAGGTCGATCTTGGCTTTCGAACCCCATTTGATGGCCATCGCCAGTTCGCGGAGCCCATAGGCACCTGTCTTTAAAGTAACGCGCTTGAATCCCAGTTTTCTCAGACTCTGAACTTCATTGTAAAAGCCCTCTTCATCAATGAACCCCAGCCGGCTGTGGCGCTCGAATTCCTTGATGGCGCCGTCTTTGAAGGCCGCCTGATTTAGCGGGCTCGAAGGATCAGGGGTGACGATATACCCGCGTTTCTGAAGTTCCAGGGCGCGCTCCAGCGAATCGACCTTTATCTCTCCGCCGATACACTTGGCGCCTTGACCCCACTTGAGCTCGATGGTGTTCAGGCCGTGCTTTTTGCTGACGTATTCGGCAACTCCCAGACGCGTATCTTCCACGTTCATCTGCACCAGGATTTCACCGTAGCCCTGATGGTATCGACGATACTGCTCGATGCGGCGGTCCATATCCGGAGAGAGGGTGATCTTGCCCTTGGCATCGAGTTTCAATCCCGGGTCTATGCCGCAGACATTTTCACCGCAGACAGCAGTGATTCCAGAGATAGCCGCACCAACGGCGAAGTGCTCCCAGTTCTTGCGGGCGATTTCGGTGGAGCCGAGGGCGCCGGTGAAGATAGGCGCTTTCATCTTAACTTTAATATTCCAGCCGTATTCGGTTTCTGTGTTGACCCCGGGGAACGTGGCGGTATCCGGATCGCCGATGACTCCTTTGCCCAATCCTTCAGCACCCAGAGCATAACCCTGGATGTTCAGATGAGAATAATCGATGGGGTAGTCCTTATCGCCACCGGCGGTGATTTCGCCGAATGGCCCGGGGTAAATCAGTTCCCGGCCGCGGAAGGTGGCCTTGAACACTTCGCAGTTTCCCGTACAGCCGTCGACACATCGGCTGCACAGTCCGCTTGAGGGAACTATGCTCCGGGAACGATTGGCTGTCCGGGTGGCGTCATTGGCATTGGGTCGCTGCAGATTCATTTCGATATCCTCCCTTTTTGTTACAATAACTCTTCAAACTTGGTTAAAGCCTGATAATCCATAATACTGCTCATCGCTTTGTTTTCTGCCTCGATGCCGGCTTCCTCAGCGGCGGCTATCGGATTCATCCCCCCTATGAGGATCATTCCGATCCGGTTCAGCCCTATGGGTATTTCGCAGACTGACTCGCTGGTGTTCCCCATCAGAAAGAGAGCACCCAGCCCGGCTTCTTTCAGTCCGTTTACCACCTCCTCTACCGGGGGACGGCAAACCGCAGGGATTTCCCGGAAGTTGGCCAGTATTTTTCCGTTTCCTTTTTGGGCCGCTTGAGATACTGCGGTCATCTTTCCCCGGATGAAAACCTCGGAAGGATCGAGCGACGATCCGGCATAGTGAATCAGTTCTACGAAGCGCCATGGCACGTGATTTCGAATTTGGAGGATGCCACCGAATCGAGAATCCATGGGAACACCTGCTTTGAGCAGCGCGCCATTGACCACGGCGCTGCAGACTGTGGCTATTCCCACCTTTCCCTCCGGGACAATCAGATTGCCGATGGGCTGCCCTTCTTGAGCCACGGCTATGCGGTCACCGGCGCAGAGCCCGGCCCTGAACACTGGAGCCATTGCCTGCAACGCCTTTCTGAATTTACCGCTGGGGAAGAGGGATATGTTAACCGGTAGAGAACCGGAGCGGGTTTTCCAATCGAAACTGGTTTTGAAAGCCAGTATCTCAATTCTGGAGATGGCAAATCCGACTTTGTCCTGGACCAGGGCGCTCTTTAGTTCTTCGAGGCCATGCTCGGTAATCAGCCTGCCGTCCCGCCCGACCAGACGCGTCAGCCCTCGCTCATCCATCGATTTGAGATGGTAGCGTACTGCTCTCTCAGTGAGATCGATCCCGTGTCCCTGGAGGTGACGGGCCACGATCCGGGCGCCTACCGGGTCAACAGAGTCCTTGATGATTCTCAGGATGGCAATGATTTTCCGCTCCACTTCCTGGGATTCGATTCCGATCAAAGCTGTGTTTCTCCCTCGGATGACTTATAGGATAGTCGGCAACTGTTTGCCGTCGGATGACGATTACCTATCATATACAAGTATCGACGCTATGTCAAGGGAGTTTTTGGGAAGGGGGATGATGTCAAAAAGCAGCTGTTTTCGGCACAAATGCCGGATGCACCTGTATCAGGAGGATTGCACATCGGGGACCATGTCTCCCCGAACGGAGGAGGGAGATGTCTCGCGGAGATAAAAAAGAGGGGCTCCATGAAACCGGAGCCCCTCTTTGGTGCCAGAATAACGTCAATTTTTGCCGTTATTTTTGCCGACTATACCCAGCCTCTGAGCTTCATCGCTTCTACCACACGCTGGATAGCCTTGCAATATGCCGCCTGTCTCATATTGATCTTTAATTCTTTGTGCAGATCATAAACCGAGTGATAGGCAGTGGTCATCTTCTTATCGAGCCGCTCATAAACCTCGGCCTCTTCCCAATAATACATACTGAAATTCTGTACCATCTCAAAATAAGAGACGGTCACGCCGCCGCCGTTGCAGAGGAAGTCGGGGATGGTGTGGATTCCCTTACTGTAGAGAATGTCGTCGGCCTCAGGTGTGGTCGGACCGTTGGCCAGTTCAGCCACGATCTTGGCCTTGATCTTGCCCGCGTTCTTTTCGGTGATGACGTTTTCGATAGCGGACGGGATCAGGATATCCACGTCCAGTTCAAGAAGTTCTTCACCGGTGATCTTGTCCCCTTTCTTCAGGTTGCAGACAGAGGCGGTTTTGGCCTTGACAGTGCTGGCTTCCTCAGAATTAATGCCGGTCTTGCAATAGCAGCCGCCCTGGCTATCGCAGACCGCTATGACCTTGGAGCCGAACATTTCCTCAACCAGTTTGGCCGCATAGTACCCGGCGTTGCCGTAACCCTGAATGGCAACAGTGGCTTTGCTGAGGTCTATCTTGAGTTCCTTGGCCGCCTCTCGGATAGTGTACATGCCGCCCTTAGCAGTGGCGTCGCCGCGTCCCTTGGAGCCGCCGATAGCCAGCGGTTTGCCGGTGATAACGCCGAACTGCGGTTTA from Dehalococcoidia bacterium encodes the following:
- a CDS encoding FMN-binding glutamate synthase family protein is translated as MNLQRPNANDATRTANRSRSIVPSSGLCSRCVDGCTGNCEVFKATFRGRELIYPGPFGEITAGGDKDYPIDYSHLNIQGYALGAEGLGKGVIGDPDTATFPGVNTETEYGWNIKVKMKAPIFTGALGSTEIARKNWEHFAVGAAISGITAVCGENVCGIDPGLKLDAKGKITLSPDMDRRIEQYRRYHQGYGEILVQMNVEDTRLGVAEYVSKKHGLNTIELKWGQGAKCIGGEIKVDSLERALELQKRGYIVTPDPSSPLNQAAFKDGAIKEFERHSRLGFIDEEGFYNEVQSLRKLGFKRVTLKTGAYGLRELAMAIKWGSKAKIDLLTIDGAGGGTGMSPWRMMEEWGMPSLYLHSAAYEFCKKLSDKGERVPDIAFAGGFSSEDGVFKALSLGSPFVKAVCMGRALMIPGMVGKNIDAWIKQGKLPNTVSQFGSKVEEIFVCYEEVKNLVGSKEINNIPLGAIGIYSYSQKIKVGLQQLMAGARRFNLGVMSRQDLMSLTEECAKVTGIPYLMDAYRDEAMQILES
- a CDS encoding NrpR regulatory domain-containing protein: MIGIESQEVERKIIAILRIIKDSVDPVGARIVARHLQGHGIDLTERAVRYHLKSMDERGLTRLVGRDGRLITEHGLEELKSALVQDKVGFAISRIEILAFKTSFDWKTRSGSLPVNISLFPSGKFRKALQAMAPVFRAGLCAGDRIAVAQEGQPIGNLIVPEGKVGIATVCSAVVNGALLKAGVPMDSRFGGILQIRNHVPWRFVELIHYAGSSLDPSEVFIRGKMTAVSQAAQKGNGKILANFREIPAVCRPPVEEVVNGLKEAGLGALFLMGNTSESVCEIPIGLNRIGMILIGGMNPIAAAEEAGIEAENKAMSSIMDYQALTKFEELL
- a CDS encoding Glu/Leu/Phe/Val dehydrogenase; this encodes MSEINPFEIVQRQVDKCASILKLEPHVTEFLKTPMRELHVSLPVRMDNGSIKIFEGFRVQYNDARGPAKGGIRFHPEETIDTVRALSAWMTWKVALADVPLGGAKGGIICNPKELSQGELERLSRAYIRAIAPFIGPERDVPAPDVYTTPQIMAWMMDEYSVIANKPQFGVITGKPLAIGGSKGRGDATAKGGMYTIREAAKELKIDLSKATVAIQGYGNAGYYAAKLVEEMFGSKVIAVCDSQGGCYCKTGINSEEASTVKAKTASVCNLKKGDKITGEELLELDVDILIPSAIENVITEKNAGKIKAKIVAELANGPTTPEADDILYSKGIHTIPDFLCNGGGVTVSYFEMVQNFSMYYWEEAEVYERLDKKMTTAYHSVYDLHKELKINMRQAAYCKAIQRVVEAMKLRGWV